The Flexivirga aerilata sequence TGCTCGCATCCGTGAGGACGCCCGCTCGCAGGGCGCGCAGATCATCGCCGAGATGCGCGACCAGGCGGGCGCCGAGTCCGACCGCATCATCGACAGCGCGCACAAGCAGACCGAGGCCGAGCGTCAGCAGGCCCAGGTCGAGCTGCGCGGTCACGTCGGCCGGCTGTCCACCGACCTCGCCGGCAAGATCGTCGGGGAGTCGCTCGAGGACGAGACCCGCCAGCGCGGCATCGTCGAGCGCTTCCTCGCCGACCTCGAGACCGGCGCCGTGAAGCCGCAGAAGGTCGGCGGCGCCGACGAGGGCGTCTGATGCAGGGGCCGTCCCGCGCCGCACTGCTGACCTCGCGGCAGGACCTCACGCAGCTGCTCGCCTCCGGCGTCGATCCGGCGGCGGTGGGCGACGAGCTGTTCGCGGTCTCCCGCGTGCTCGGCAGCAGCGCCCCGCTGCGCCGTGCGCTGACCGACCCGACCAGCGACGCGGCGGCCCGGCGTGGCCTCGCCGACAAGCTGTTCGGCGGCAAGGTCAGCGACGGGGTGCTGGAGGTCGTCCGCGTCGCGGTCGGGCAGCGGTGGGCCGACGAGCGTGACCTCGGCGACGCGCTGGACCAGCTCGGCGTCGAAGCCGTGCTGACCGCCGCGGAGCGGGCCGGCCGGCTCGACCAGGTCGAGGACGAGCTGTTCCGCTTCGAGCGCACGGTGGCCCGGGACTCCGGCCTGCGCGACGCGCTCGGCGACCGTCGCCGCTCGGGCGCCGACAAGGCCGACCTGGTCGGCACGCTGCTCGAGGGCAAGGCCGCTCCGGAGACGGTGCGCCTGGCTCGCCAGGCCGCGGCCAACCCGGGTGGGCGCCGCGTCGAGCGGGTGCTCGAGTCGTATGTCGACGTGGCCGCGCAACTGCGCGACCAACTGGTCGCCACGGTGACCGCCGCCGTCGAACCGACCGCCGAGCAGCGGGCCCGTCTCGGCCGGGCACTGGCCGGTCTCTACGGCCGCCCGGTGCAGATCAACGTCCTGGTCGACCCCGCCGTGGTCGGCGGCCTGCGGGTGCAGGTCGGCGACGAGGTCATCGACGGCACCATCGCAACCCGTCTGGAGGACGTCCGCCGCAGCATGGCGGGCTGACCTTCGCCCCAGCGTCATTCGCACCGACGTGATTTGCACCAACGACAACGGCATACACGCTGAAGCAGGACCTACGGGCCACCAGCCCCGAAGAGGAGAAGGAACAATGACGGAGCTTTCGATCCGTCCGGACGAGATCCGGGAAGCACTGGACGGCTATGTCCGGTCCTACGAGCCGGGTGCCGCGAGCCGCGAAGAGGTCGGCACGGTCGCCGACGCCGCTGACGGCATCGCGCACGTCGAGGGCCTGCCGTCGGCGATGACCAACGAGCTGCTGAAGTTCGAGGACGGCACGCTCGGCATCGCGCTCAACCTCGACGTGCACGACATCGGTGTCGTCGTGCTCGGCGACTTCGGTGGCATCGAGGAGGGCCAGGAGGTCAAGCGCACCGGCGAGGTGCTCTCGGTCCCCGTCGGCGACGCGTTCCTCGGCCGGGTCGTCAACCCGCTCGGCCAGCCGCTCGACGGCCTCGGCGAGATCAAGGCCGAGACCCGCCGTGAGCTGGAGCTGCAGGCCCCCAACGTCGTGTCCCGTAAGTCGGTCTTCGAGCCGATGATGACCGGCATCAAGGCGATCGACGCGATGACCCCGATCGGCCGTGGCCAGCGCCAGCTGATCATCGGTGACCGCAAGACCGGCAAGACCACGATCGCCACCGACACGATCATCAACCAGAAGGCCAACTGGGCGACCGGTGACCCCAACAAACAGGTGCGCTGCATCTACGTCGCGGTCGGCCAGAAGAACTCCACCGTCGCCGAGGTGCGCCGCACCCTCGAAGAGGCCGGTGCGATGGAGTACACCACCATCGTCAACGCGCCGGCCGGCGACGCCGCGGGCTTCAAGTACCTCGCGCCGTTCACCGGCTCCGCGCTCGGCCAGCACTGGATGTACCAGGGCAAGCACGTCCTGATCGTCTTCGACGACCTGACCAAGCAGGCCGAGGCCTACCGCGCCATGTCGCTGCTGCTGCGCCGTCCGCCGGGCCGCGAGGCCTACCCGGGCGACGTGTTCTACCTGCACAGCCGGCTGCTCGAGCGTTGCGCGAAGCTGTCCGACGAGCTCGGCGGCGGCTCGATGACCGGTCTGCCGATCATCGAGACCAAGGCGGGCGACGTCTCGGCATACATCCCGACCAACGTCATCTCGATCACCGACGGCCAGATCTACCTGCAGGCCGACCTGTTCAACGCCAACCAGCGCCCGGCGGTCGACGTCGGTGTGTCGGTGTCGCGTGTCGGTGGTGCCGCCATGACCAAGGCGATGAAGGCCGTCACCGGTTCGATCAAGGTCGACCTGGCGCAGTACCGCGAGATGCAGGCGTTCGCGATGTTCGCCTCCGACCTCGACGCCGCCTCCCGCCACCAGTTGGCGCGTGGTGACCGTCTGATGGCGCTGTTCAAGCAGCCGCAGAACGACCCCTACTCGCTGTCCAGCCAGGTCGCCTCGATCTGGGCGGGTACGACGGGGCAGCTCGACGACGTGGCCGTCGACGACGTGCCGCGCTTCGAGGCGGAGTTCCTCGACGCGCTGAAGCGCGAGCAGAAGGGCACTCTCGACGCGATCGAGGAGACCACCAAGCTCGACGACGACGCCAAGCGGGTCTTCGAGGAGACGATTAGACAAGTCAAGTCGCAGTTCCAGGCCGGCCCGGAGCACGGCGGCGAGGGTGCTGTGTCGCACGACGAGATCGCCCAGGACCAGATCGACCAGGCGCAGATCGTCAAGCAGCGGTCCAACTGATCGCCGTTAGCTGACCACCACGAGACGAGGAAGGGGACGACATGGCAGCGCAGACGCGGATCTACCGCCAGCGCATCCGGTCCGTCCAGGCCACCAAGAAGATCACCCGCGCGATGGAGCTCATCGCCGCGTCGCGGGTGGTCAAGGCCCGCAAGCGGGTCGAGGAGTCGACGCCGTACGCGTTGGCCCTCACCCGGGCGTGCTCCGCGGTGGCCACGAACAGCAACACCGACCACCCCCTCACCACCGAGCGGGACAATCCCAAGCGCGCGGCGGTGCTGATCTGCACCAGCGACCGCGGGCTGGCGGGTGCCTACTCGGTCAACGCCATCAAGAAGTCGGCCGAGCTCATCGAGCGGCTGACCAACGAGGGCATGGAGGTCGTCGCCTACCTGGTCGGGCGCAAGGCGGTCAGCTACTACCGCTTCCGGCGGCGTGACTTCGCCAAGGAGTGGACCGGCTTCACCGACGGCCCCGACTTCGAGATCGCCAAGGAGATCGGGGACGAGCTGACGAGCCAGTTCATCGCCGGCAGCGAGGAGGGCGGCGTCGACGAGGTGCACCTGGTCTACACGCGCTTCGTCAGCATGGTCACCCAGGAGCCGCAGGTCGTGCGCCTGCTGCCGCTGGAGGTCGTCGAGGGTGAGATCGACACCGATGGTGACGGCAAGCCCGACTCGGGTCCGCTGCCGCTCTACGAGTTCGAGCCGAGCGCCGACGAGGTGCTCGACGCGCTGCTGCCGAAGTACGTCACGGCACGCATCTACAACGCGTTGCTGCAGTCGGCGGCCTCCGAGCTCGCGGCCCGTCAGCGTGCGATGAAGTCCGCGACCGACAACGCCGAGGACCTCATCAAGACCTACACCCGCCTCGCCAACCAGGCGCGGCAGGCCGAGATCACCCAAGAGATCAGCGAGATCGTCGGCGGTGCCAGCGCTCTGGCAGACGCGTCCTGACGTCATACGGAATTAAGGAAAGACATGACTGAGATTGCCCACGAGGTCGACGTCCTCGACAAGAAGGCCGAGGAAACCAAGCCTGGTGCCGTCGGACGCGTCGCCCGAGTCATCGGTCCGGTCATCGACGTGGAGTTCCCCACCGATGGCATGCCGGACATCTTCAACATGCTGACCCTCGAGGTCGACCTGTCCAACGAGGGCGGCGAGAACGAGGGCAAGAAGCAGATCAAGCTCGAGGTCGAGCAGCACATCGGCGACAACATGGTGCGCGCGATCTCGCTGCAGCCGACCGACGGTGTGGTCCGCGGCCAGCCGGTGCAGGACACCGGCGGCCCGATCATGGTGCCCGTCGGCGACGGCACCCTCGGCAAGGTCTTCAACGCCACCGGCGAGGCGCTCAACCTCGAAGAGGGCGAGAAGCTCGACATCAAGGAGCGGTGGGGCATCCACCGCAAGTCCCCGGCGTTCGACCAGCTGGAGTCCAAGACCCAGATGTTCGAGACTGGCATCAAGGTCATCGACCTGCTGACCCCCTACGTGCAGGGTGGAAAGATCGGCCTGTTCGGCGGTGCCGGTGTCGGCAAGACCGTGCTCATCCAGGAGATGATCGCGCGTGTGGCCCGCGACCACGGTGGTGTGTCGGTGTTCGCCGGCGTCGGCGAGCGCACCCGTGAGGGCAACGACCTCATGGTCGAGATGGACGAGGCCGGCGTGCTCGGTCAGACCGCGCTCGTCTTCGGCCAGATGGACGAGCCGCCGGGCACCCGTCTGCGCGTGGCGCTCTCGGCGCTGACGATGGCGGAGTACTTCCGCGACGTGCAGAACCAGGACGTGCTGCTCTTCATCGACAACATCTTCCGTTTCACCCAGGCGGGTTCGGAGGTGTCGACCCTGCTCGGCCGTATGCCGAGCGCGGTGGGCTACCAGCCGACCCTGGCCGACGAGATGGGCGAGCTGCAGGAGCGCATCACCTCCACGCGTGGTCACTCGATCACCTCGATGCAGGCGATCTACGTGCCGGCCGACGACTACACCGACCCGGCACCGGCGACCACCTTCGCCCACCTCGACGCGACCACCGAGCTCTCGCGTGACATCGCCTCGAAGGGTATCTACCCGGCGGTGGACCCGCTCACCTCGACGTCGCGCATTCTCGACCCGCGGTACGTGAGCAAGGAGCACTACGACACCGCGGTGCGCGTGAAGCAGATCCTGCAGCGCAACAAGGAGCTGCAGGACATCATCGCGATCCTCGGCATCGACGAGCTGTCGGAGGAGGACAAGATCCTCGTCAACCGCGCGCGTCGCATCGAGCGCTTCCTGTCCCAGAACACCTACGTCGCCAAGCAGTTCACCGGCATCGAGGGTTCGACCGTGCCGCTGTCGGAGACCATCGAGGCGTTCAACAAGATCGCCGACGGTGACCTCGACGACATCCCGGAGCAGGCGTTCTTCATGTGCGGTGGCCTGGACGACGTCTACAAGAAGGCCAAGGAGCTGGAGAAGCAGGACAGCGAGGGCTGACCTTCTCTCCTTCTCGGGCAGCGCCCCGGACCCGCCCTGGTCCGGGGCGCTGCCGCGTCCCGGCGCCCCATATGCTCGCTGTTCGTGAAGTTGCTGCCCTCGTGGACCCTGCATGGTGACGGCCGGACGATCGCGGCGGGCGAGGTGGTGGCTCCCGACGAGCGCCTGAGCTGGCCGCGCACCATCGGCATCGGCGTGCAGCACGTCGTGGCGATGTTCGGCGCGACCTTCCTGGTGCCGCTGCTGACCGGTTTCCCGCCGGCGACGACGCTGTTCTTCTCCGGCATCGGCACGATGCTCTTCCTGATCGTGACCGCGGGCCGGGTGCCGAGCTACCTCGGCTCGTCCTTCGCCTTCATCGCCCCGATCACCGCGGCCAAGGCCGACCACGGTATGGCGGGGGCCCTCGGCGGCGTCGTGCTCGCCGGGGTCGCCCTCGCGGTCGTGGGCATCGTCGTACAGGCGGTGGGTGCGGGCTGGATCCGCGCGCTGATGCCGCCCCTGGTCACCGGTGCGATCGTCGCGCTGATCGGGCTCAACCTGGCCGGCGCCGCCAAGGCCAACTACGTGAAGGCGCCCGTGACGGCGACCGTCACGGTGGTGGTGATCTGCCTGGTCACCGTGCTCGGCCGGGGCCTGGTCGGGCGGCTGGCGATCCTCGCCGGGATCGCCGCCGGTTACGTCACTGCCGTCATACGGGACGAGGTGAGCTTCACCGCGGTCGGCAAGGCCGACTGGGTGGGGCTGCCGCCGTTCCACTCGCCGAGTTTCGACTTCAGCGTGGTGGCGTTGTTCGTGCCGGTCGTGCTGGTGCTCGTCGCGGAGAACATCGGCCACGTGAAATCGGTCGCGCAGATGACCGGCCGGGACCTCGACGACGTCTCCGGGCGGGCGCTCTTCGCCGACGGTGCGGCGACCGCGCTGGCCGGTCTCGGCGGCGGGTCGGGCACCACCACCTACGCCGAGAACATCGGCGTGATGGCCGCGACCAAGGTCTACTCCACGGCCGCCTACTGGGTGGCCGCGGTCGCCGCGCTGCTGCTCAGCTTCTGCCCGAAGTTCGGCGAGGCGATCGCGACGATCCCGGTCGGGGTGCTCGGCGGGGCCGGTGTCGTGCTCTACGGCATGATCGGGCTGCTCGGCGCGCGCATCTGGGTCGAGTCGCGCATCGACTTCGGCAACCCGGTCAACCTCATCCCGGCCGCGATCGGGCTGATCGTCGGCATCGCCGACTTCACCTGGAAGATCGGCAGCGTGCAACTGGCCGGCATCGCACTCGGCACGATGGCGGTGCTGCTTGCGTACCATGTGATGGCCGCGCTCGACCGCTGGCGCGGGAGCGACCCGGCCGCCGGCACCCGCGACTGACCGGCCACGACCCGCGACTGACCGGCCACGACCCCTCGACCGAGAGGCACACGTCCGCATCCAGCGGGCTAGGAAAATCGGGCCATTTCGTGGTCCGCTCGGTCCGGTTGTGGACCTCTCGGTCTGGGGCGGCGGAGCGTCACTCCACCTCGGCGCGGCCGGCGAGCGCGAGACAGCCGGCGAGCGTGACGGCGAAACCGATCGGCGCGACGACGACGAACCCGTGCCGCACCTGGTCGCCGAGGAAGGCCAGGCCGATCGCAGCCGGGACGATCGTCTCGACCGCGAAGGTGATTGCGGCGACGCTGGTCGTGCGTCCCCGATCCAGCGCGAAGCCGTAGGCGACGATCGCGACTGCTCCGGCGATGACCAGCGCCCACAGCTGCGGCTGGCGGGCGGTGTGCCACCACGGATCCGACGCTTCGAGCACCCGCGCGACGATGCCGGTCACTCCGAAGCCGAGCCCGCTCGCGACGGCGAGCACGACCGACGAGCGCGCGGGGGAGCGGTCGAGGTAACCGGCCGCGAAGACCAGCGCGACCAGCACCCCGAGCGCGAACAGCCACCAGCCGCCGCGCGTGCCGACGTGCCGGCCGGGTCCTTCCTCCGCGCTGATCGCAAGCAATACCAGCCCGATCGCGACGACGAGCAGCGCAGCGACCTCGCGTCCGCTGAGCCGGACGTGGAGCACCACGACGGCCAGCACCGCGGTCACCGCGACCGACGAGGCGAGCATCGACTCGACCAGGAAGAGCGGCAAGCTGCGCAGCGCCGCGAAGGACAACAGGAAGCCGAGGCCGTCGAGGGCGAGGCCCACGGCATACAGCCTCCCCGCGCGGGCGCGGGCGGCCCAGCCCGACCCGGTGGGTACCGCCGCGAGCCGGCGCACCCCGATCGCCTGGAGGATCGTGGCCGTGCCGTAGGCGATCGCCGCGGCCACGGCCCCCAGGATCCCGATCACCGGGTCATGCTGTCACGCCCGGGCTGCGCCGGCCGGCAATGACGCCGACGGCGAACTACGACGCCTTGCTCTGATCGGTCGTCTCGGTGACGTTGAGGCCGTTCTGCTTGGCAGTGCTGAGGATCGAGCCCAGGATGCCGTTGGTGGCGACCGCCGAGGTCAGGTTGCCCGAGGTGATCTCGCCCTTGAGGTTGCCGAGCTTGTCGACGGCGTTGCTGATCGGCTGGTAGAGGTGCTTGCAGAGGGTCGGGTTGGCCTGGGCGTTCTTCTTGGCGTTGTCGAGCAGTTTGATGTCGAGCGCGGTGATCGCGGCCGCCTTGATGCCGGCCTTGATCCGGCCGTTGGCACCTTTCTTGAACTGCCCGGCCTGGTAGGGCTTGTAGAGCCAGCGGTGGAAGGTGCCCGCGGCCAGTCCGAGGTCGGTCACGAAGCGGGTCTTGGCGAACGAGCGCGTATTGGAGGTCGGGCACTGGTCGGCGGAGGCCGCCGATGCCGACGCGCCTGCCGACCCGCCTGTCGATGCCCCTGCCGACCCGCCTGCCGCGCCGGATGCCGGAGCCGACGACGCCATCGCGGTCGACGAACCGCCGGCGGCCGGCTGCGAACTCGCGGCGGACGATCCGGAGCCACTGTTGCACCCGGTGATCAGCACGAGGGTCAGTGCGGAGGGAATTGCTGCATAGCGAGCGGTTTTCATGGACATGGGCGCCGACGCTAGGAGCGGACTCTGGGAGAAGTCTGGTCGCCGGCCGGTGATCAGCCGCGCCGTTTAGGTATGGCGGACTCCACGAAATAAGCTGGCCCGCATGTGTGGAATCGTCGGATACCTCGGCCCGGGCGGCAACGCAGCGATGCTGCAGCGGATGAACGACAGCCAGGCGCACCGTGGCCCCGACGGTCAGGGCACCTTCACCGACGGCGAGCTCGGCCTCGGCCACCGCCGCCTGTCGATCATCGACGTCGCGCACGGCCAGCAGCCGATGACCACCAAGGACGGCCGCTTCACCATCGTCTACAACGGCGAGGTCTACAACTACCTGCAGCTGCGCGCCGAGCTGGAGCAGCTGGGTCACGAGTTCACCACCGACTCCGACACCGAGGTCGTGCTGGAGGCGTTCGCGCAGTGGGGCGTCGAGGCGTTCGACCGCTTCAACGGCATGTGGGGCCTGGCGGTCTGGGACGGCAAGGAGCAGCGCCTCACCCTGAGCCGCGACCATTTCGGCATCAAGCCGTTGTATGTCGCGCAGGTCGGCGACACCTTCCTGTTCGCCTCCGAGATCAAGTCGATCCTCGCGTCCGGCCTCTACGAGAAGAAGCCGAACGACCGCACCATCTACCGCTACCTGCGCTTCCGCATCCACGAGGACGGCCGCGAGACGTTCTTCGACGGCATCGAGCGACTCGAGCCGGGGGAGGCGCTCACCGTCGACGCGAGCGGGGTGCAGCGGGCGCCATACACCCGCCTGCGCGAGGAGCTCGCCGAGCTCGCCACCGAGCAGCGCCCGTATGACGATGCCGCGGCCGCGGACTACAAGGCGCGCCTGATCGAGGCAGTCCGCCTCCGGCTGCAGTCCGAGGTGCCGGTCGGCACCTCGCTGTCGGGTGGGCTCGACTCCAGCGCGGTCGCGGTGATTATCAACCAGCTGCTCAACCAGGGCGACGAGACCACCAAGGAGTCGGTCGGCGCCCAGCAGAACACCTTCTCCGCCGTCTTCCCCGGCTCGCTCAACGACGAGGAGAAGTACGTCGACGCGGTGCTCGACATCTGCCGCGGGCACGTCGACGCGCACAAGATCCTGCCGACCGCCGACGAGTTCAAGGCCGACCTGCGCGACTTCATCCGCACCCAGGAGGAGCCGCTGATCTCCTCCGGTCCCTACGCGCAGTATCAGGTGATGCGCGAGGCGACCCAGCACGTGACCGTGCTGCTCGACGGCCAGGGCGCCGACGAGATGATGGCCGGCTACATCCCCTACTACTTCGTCTACCTGCGCCAGCTGCGCGCCCAGGGCGCGACCAAGGCGGCCGCCGAGCTGGCCCGGAGCCTCGACGTCATCTACCGGCTCGGCCGCTTCAAGCTGAAGGCGAAACTCAAGCGGCAGAAGGGGATTCCGGCCACCCAGCTGATGGGCAGCGACTTCGCCCAGCGTTACGCGGGGGAGCGTTACGCCGTCGAGGGCAGCAACCTCAAGAAGCGCCTGATCGAGGATCTCTTCGTCGGGTCGCTCCCGTCGCTGCTGCGCTACGAGGACAAGAACACCATGCGCTTCTCGCTCGAGGGGCGCGTGCCGTTCCTCGACAAAGAGGTGGTGAAGTTCATCTTCAGCCTCTCCGACGAGGCGATCATCAAGAACGGCTGGAACAAGCGGGTGCTGCGCGACGCCACCCGTGGGCTGCTGCCGGAGTCGATCAACCGGCGCCGCAACAAGATCGGCTTCACCACCCCGCAGGGCGAGTGGTTCATGCGGCTGAAGAACCACTTCTACGGGATCTTTCTGTCGGAGTCGTTCGCCGGCCGTCCCTACTTCGACCAGCCCGAGGTGCTGCACGCCTTCGAGGGCTGGATCAAGGGCACCAACGACGTCGACTCGATGATGTTCTGGCGACTGCTCAACATCGAGCTGTGGCTGCGCGAGTTCTTCGATGAGCACGACGCCGACCAGGACGCGCCGGTGCGGATCAAGACCGACCTGGAGGCCAACGAGGGCAAGGAGCTCGACCTGGTCACCGCGTCCGGCCAGACCGTACGCCGCTACCCGCTGCGCACCGAGCTGTTCAGCCGGGAGGACGACCTCGACGCGCGCGTCGCCGACGAGATCGACGGCTTCTTCAAGGAGCTCGACGCCGACCCCGAGCACGCCGCGCAACTGGCCGGAAAGCGTTGGTACTTCTTCATTTCGGAGAAGATCGTCGCGATCACCCAGGGCCGTTCCTATTTCATCTGGGACATCAACGTCGGACGCCCGGCCCGGGTGCTGTCCAAGTACGTCACCCGCACGCCGGCTGGCATCGGGCTCGGGTCGCCGTTCACCATGCAGCTGGCGATCCAGGAGGCCGGCCTGCCGCGGGTGCTCTACGCCAGCGCCGGCGGCGCGGTCGGCAAGCTGATCGGCAAGCGCGGCATGTTCTACGAGCTGGTCGGCGGCGACATCCGCGCGATCGACGGACCGACCGAGTACTCCGCCTACCCGTCCAACGTGTCGGCGAAGCTCGCGCCGAAGGACCCCGACGAGGTGTCGGCCCGGCTGTCGGCGCTGATCCGGTCGCGGGTGCCTGCGGCATACGCCCAGACGTTCGGAGGCACCGTGGTGATGGACGCCAACGACATCGGCCGCAACGTGCTCGGCAGCGATGTCGCCGGCGACCGCACCCGGTTTGAGGAGATGTTCGCCGACAACCCGCTGGGGCAGGGCGGCGAGCAGACCCCGATGGCGATCGTGGTCGAGCGGTAGGACCGGCTCAGGCCTCGTACTTGCTGTGCAGGTGCACCGGGTCGCTCGCCGGCTGGTGCCGGCGGGCGGCCTGTCGCTTGCGGTAGGTCAGGTTGAGCGCCTCGACCGCGATCGCGAAGGCGATCGGGCCGTAGATCACGGCCTTGTCGAGGTGTACGTCGAAACCC is a genomic window containing:
- a CDS encoding F0F1 ATP synthase subunit B; the encoded protein is MLSIVKASGGEVGWPDKLPLLPQPGEMIAGLIFFAIVYWLMKTKVVPRMEQMYAERTAAIEGGMEQAEQAQKEAEQAKSQYEAQLADARAEAARIREDARSQGAQIIAEMRDQAGAESDRIIDSAHKQTEAERQQAQVELRGHVGRLSTDLAGKIVGESLEDETRQRGIVERFLADLETGAVKPQKVGGADEGV
- a CDS encoding F0F1 ATP synthase subunit delta, which translates into the protein MQGPSRAALLTSRQDLTQLLASGVDPAAVGDELFAVSRVLGSSAPLRRALTDPTSDAAARRGLADKLFGGKVSDGVLEVVRVAVGQRWADERDLGDALDQLGVEAVLTAAERAGRLDQVEDELFRFERTVARDSGLRDALGDRRRSGADKADLVGTLLEGKAAPETVRLARQAAANPGGRRVERVLESYVDVAAQLRDQLVATVTAAVEPTAEQRARLGRALAGLYGRPVQINVLVDPAVVGGLRVQVGDEVIDGTIATRLEDVRRSMAG
- the atpA gene encoding F0F1 ATP synthase subunit alpha, whose protein sequence is MTELSIRPDEIREALDGYVRSYEPGAASREEVGTVADAADGIAHVEGLPSAMTNELLKFEDGTLGIALNLDVHDIGVVVLGDFGGIEEGQEVKRTGEVLSVPVGDAFLGRVVNPLGQPLDGLGEIKAETRRELELQAPNVVSRKSVFEPMMTGIKAIDAMTPIGRGQRQLIIGDRKTGKTTIATDTIINQKANWATGDPNKQVRCIYVAVGQKNSTVAEVRRTLEEAGAMEYTTIVNAPAGDAAGFKYLAPFTGSALGQHWMYQGKHVLIVFDDLTKQAEAYRAMSLLLRRPPGREAYPGDVFYLHSRLLERCAKLSDELGGGSMTGLPIIETKAGDVSAYIPTNVISITDGQIYLQADLFNANQRPAVDVGVSVSRVGGAAMTKAMKAVTGSIKVDLAQYREMQAFAMFASDLDAASRHQLARGDRLMALFKQPQNDPYSLSSQVASIWAGTTGQLDDVAVDDVPRFEAEFLDALKREQKGTLDAIEETTKLDDDAKRVFEETIRQVKSQFQAGPEHGGEGAVSHDEIAQDQIDQAQIVKQRSN
- a CDS encoding F0F1 ATP synthase subunit gamma; translated protein: MAAQTRIYRQRIRSVQATKKITRAMELIAASRVVKARKRVEESTPYALALTRACSAVATNSNTDHPLTTERDNPKRAAVLICTSDRGLAGAYSVNAIKKSAELIERLTNEGMEVVAYLVGRKAVSYYRFRRRDFAKEWTGFTDGPDFEIAKEIGDELTSQFIAGSEEGGVDEVHLVYTRFVSMVTQEPQVVRLLPLEVVEGEIDTDGDGKPDSGPLPLYEFEPSADEVLDALLPKYVTARIYNALLQSAASELAARQRAMKSATDNAEDLIKTYTRLANQARQAEITQEISEIVGGASALADAS
- the atpD gene encoding F0F1 ATP synthase subunit beta, coding for MTEIAHEVDVLDKKAEETKPGAVGRVARVIGPVIDVEFPTDGMPDIFNMLTLEVDLSNEGGENEGKKQIKLEVEQHIGDNMVRAISLQPTDGVVRGQPVQDTGGPIMVPVGDGTLGKVFNATGEALNLEEGEKLDIKERWGIHRKSPAFDQLESKTQMFETGIKVIDLLTPYVQGGKIGLFGGAGVGKTVLIQEMIARVARDHGGVSVFAGVGERTREGNDLMVEMDEAGVLGQTALVFGQMDEPPGTRLRVALSALTMAEYFRDVQNQDVLLFIDNIFRFTQAGSEVSTLLGRMPSAVGYQPTLADEMGELQERITSTRGHSITSMQAIYVPADDYTDPAPATTFAHLDATTELSRDIASKGIYPAVDPLTSTSRILDPRYVSKEHYDTAVRVKQILQRNKELQDIIAILGIDELSEEDKILVNRARRIERFLSQNTYVAKQFTGIEGSTVPLSETIEAFNKIADGDLDDIPEQAFFMCGGLDDVYKKAKELEKQDSEG
- a CDS encoding solute carrier family 23 protein yields the protein MKLLPSWTLHGDGRTIAAGEVVAPDERLSWPRTIGIGVQHVVAMFGATFLVPLLTGFPPATTLFFSGIGTMLFLIVTAGRVPSYLGSSFAFIAPITAAKADHGMAGALGGVVLAGVALAVVGIVVQAVGAGWIRALMPPLVTGAIVALIGLNLAGAAKANYVKAPVTATVTVVVICLVTVLGRGLVGRLAILAGIAAGYVTAVIRDEVSFTAVGKADWVGLPPFHSPSFDFSVVALFVPVVLVLVAENIGHVKSVAQMTGRDLDDVSGRALFADGAATALAGLGGGSGTTTYAENIGVMAATKVYSTAAYWVAAVAALLLSFCPKFGEAIATIPVGVLGGAGVVLYGMIGLLGARIWVESRIDFGNPVNLIPAAIGLIVGIADFTWKIGSVQLAGIALGTMAVLLAYHVMAALDRWRGSDPAAGTRD
- the asnB gene encoding asparagine synthase (glutamine-hydrolyzing), which codes for MCGIVGYLGPGGNAAMLQRMNDSQAHRGPDGQGTFTDGELGLGHRRLSIIDVAHGQQPMTTKDGRFTIVYNGEVYNYLQLRAELEQLGHEFTTDSDTEVVLEAFAQWGVEAFDRFNGMWGLAVWDGKEQRLTLSRDHFGIKPLYVAQVGDTFLFASEIKSILASGLYEKKPNDRTIYRYLRFRIHEDGRETFFDGIERLEPGEALTVDASGVQRAPYTRLREELAELATEQRPYDDAAAADYKARLIEAVRLRLQSEVPVGTSLSGGLDSSAVAVIINQLLNQGDETTKESVGAQQNTFSAVFPGSLNDEEKYVDAVLDICRGHVDAHKILPTADEFKADLRDFIRTQEEPLISSGPYAQYQVMREATQHVTVLLDGQGADEMMAGYIPYYFVYLRQLRAQGATKAAAELARSLDVIYRLGRFKLKAKLKRQKGIPATQLMGSDFAQRYAGERYAVEGSNLKKRLIEDLFVGSLPSLLRYEDKNTMRFSLEGRVPFLDKEVVKFIFSLSDEAIIKNGWNKRVLRDATRGLLPESINRRRNKIGFTTPQGEWFMRLKNHFYGIFLSESFAGRPYFDQPEVLHAFEGWIKGTNDVDSMMFWRLLNIELWLREFFDEHDADQDAPVRIKTDLEANEGKELDLVTASGQTVRRYPLRTELFSREDDLDARVADEIDGFFKELDADPEHAAQLAGKRWYFFISEKIVAITQGRSYFIWDINVGRPARVLSKYVTRTPAGIGLGSPFTMQLAIQEAGLPRVLYASAGGAVGKLIGKRGMFYELVGGDIRAIDGPTEYSAYPSNVSAKLAPKDPDEVSARLSALIRSRVPAAYAQTFGGTVVMDANDIGRNVLGSDVAGDRTRFEEMFADNPLGQGGEQTPMAIVVER